Proteins encoded in a region of the Isoalcanivorax pacificus W11-5 genome:
- a CDS encoding alkyl sulfatase dimerization domain-containing protein, translating to MRHLCLLLTAALLGGCGDEAATTTPLRSPEGLHAHSELFEREVIEVTEGVHVAVGFGLANSIMIEGDDGLIIIDTLESVEGAGKVLRAFRAISDKPVAAIIYTHNHTDHVFGAAAFAEGRDIPVYAHDSTAYYINRVINVVQPIITTRSMRMFGNHLEEDGLVNAGIGKALLLTPDHTLNALPPTHTFADRMHVSIAGVELELVHAPGETNDQIMVWYPAKRVLFSGDNIYETFPNLYTIRGTPHRDVLQWANSLDQMRALHAEHLVPSHTRPVSGADTITALLTDYRDAIRFVHDQTVRYMNHGLTPDDIIQRVTLPPHLAGHPWLQEYYGTVAWSVRSIFDGYLGWFDGNPAHLQPLPLAQKAAAMADLAGGAQALLERAVAAQENGEAQWALELTDYLLVVLPDDQRVTDLRAAALRTLGEAESNPNARHYYLTMAEELRDGLVPGFRMKTPPAFLASLPIENYMHTMPILLKAEETLEVDAHIGFRFTDTGKAFTLAIRRGVASVSEGETEGATATLVAPEQVWKEVAAGERNFLVTVAGSDMGVEGSRTGLLRFLSYFERR from the coding sequence ATGCGCCACCTGTGCCTGCTGCTGACCGCCGCCTTGCTCGGCGGATGCGGCGACGAAGCCGCCACCACCACGCCGCTGCGTTCTCCGGAGGGGCTGCATGCCCACAGCGAACTGTTCGAGCGGGAAGTGATTGAAGTCACCGAAGGCGTCCATGTCGCAGTGGGCTTCGGGCTTGCCAACAGCATCATGATCGAGGGCGACGACGGGCTGATCATTATCGACACGCTGGAAAGCGTGGAAGGGGCCGGGAAGGTATTGCGGGCCTTCCGCGCCATCAGCGACAAGCCCGTGGCCGCCATTATCTATACCCATAACCACACCGACCACGTGTTCGGCGCCGCCGCCTTTGCCGAGGGGCGCGACATTCCTGTCTATGCGCACGACAGCACGGCGTACTACATCAATCGCGTGATCAACGTGGTGCAACCGATCATCACCACACGCTCCATGCGCATGTTCGGCAACCACCTGGAGGAGGATGGTCTGGTCAACGCGGGCATCGGCAAAGCGCTGTTGCTGACACCGGACCACACCCTCAACGCGCTGCCGCCCACCCACACCTTCGCCGACCGGATGCACGTCAGCATTGCCGGCGTCGAGCTTGAGCTGGTCCATGCACCGGGCGAAACCAACGACCAGATCATGGTGTGGTACCCGGCGAAACGCGTGCTGTTTTCCGGCGACAATATTTATGAAACCTTCCCCAACCTGTACACCATCCGCGGCACCCCCCACCGCGACGTACTGCAATGGGCCAACAGCCTGGACCAGATGCGCGCCCTGCACGCCGAACACCTGGTGCCGAGCCACACGCGCCCGGTCAGTGGCGCCGACACCATCACCGCATTGCTGACCGATTACCGCGACGCCATCCGCTTTGTGCACGACCAGACCGTGCGCTATATGAACCACGGCCTGACACCGGACGACATCATCCAGCGCGTCACCCTGCCGCCGCATCTCGCCGGGCATCCCTGGCTACAGGAATACTACGGCACCGTGGCCTGGTCCGTGCGCTCGATCTTTGACGGTTATCTGGGCTGGTTCGACGGTAACCCTGCACACCTGCAACCCCTGCCACTAGCGCAGAAAGCCGCTGCCATGGCAGACCTCGCCGGTGGCGCACAGGCCCTGCTTGAGCGCGCTGTCGCCGCGCAGGAAAACGGCGAGGCGCAATGGGCGCTTGAGCTTACTGATTACCTCCTGGTCGTGTTGCCCGATGACCAGCGCGTGACTGATCTGCGCGCGGCGGCGCTGCGCACACTGGGCGAAGCAGAGAGCAACCCGAATGCCCGTCATTATTACCTGACCATGGCCGAGGAACTGCGCGACGGGCTGGTGCCCGGCTTCCGCATGAAGACACCGCCGGCGTTTCTGGCTTCATTACCGATTGAGAATTACATGCATACCATGCCGATTCTTTTGAAAGCGGAAGAGACGCTGGAGGTGGATGCGCATATCGGATTTCGTTTTACCGATACTGGCAAGGCGTTTACGTTGGCGATCCGGCGTGGTGTGGCCAGTGTGAGCGAAGGGGAAACGGAAGGTGCCACTGCCACGCTGGTGGCGCCGGAGCAGGTGTGGAAAGAGGTGGCGGCGGGGGAGCGGAATTTTTTGGTGACCGTGGCGGGGAGTGATATGGGGGTTGAGGGGAGTCGTACCGGGTTGTTGCGTTTTTTGAGTTATTTCGAGAGGCGTTGA
- a CDS encoding AraC family transcriptional regulator, which translates to MMEPEGLKTPTTLASWPLAVARALDADGRDGAALLAMAGLSQPVLEASPGGRVPTALMTRLWALVQQQTGDPAFGLKVAGHAQPLHFRDLGIMMLACQRPLDVLLALVRYYRLISDSVHVQLVSQPGRLGLCIRELPQVPVHPMALDAFTAGQLRMMKLVGGDTLRAVAVSLSRPAPIQPAPWRKAFGVLPAFGAPETVLWYPRDLLEAPRLGGNEALVRQGESGVQAYLAGLDGAPGQDPVAQARQVLRAGLPAIGTLDDLARAMGLGVRSLRRLLDQAGPGFRALKDEVLMEQACQWLRDTRLPVGEVAARLGFNDAGSFSKAFRRHTGTTPLRWRRHHPVG; encoded by the coding sequence ATGATGGAACCAGAAGGATTGAAAACGCCCACCACCCTGGCCAGTTGGCCACTGGCGGTGGCCCGTGCGCTGGACGCGGATGGCCGCGATGGTGCTGCCCTGCTGGCAATGGCGGGCCTGAGCCAGCCAGTGCTGGAAGCCTCGCCGGGGGGCCGTGTGCCGACGGCGCTGATGACGCGGCTGTGGGCACTGGTGCAACAGCAGACCGGCGACCCGGCCTTTGGCCTGAAAGTGGCCGGCCACGCTCAGCCGCTGCACTTCCGCGACCTGGGCATCATGATGCTGGCCTGCCAGCGGCCGCTGGACGTGTTGCTGGCGTTGGTGCGCTACTACCGGCTGATCTCCGACAGTGTGCATGTGCAACTGGTCAGCCAGCCGGGCCGGCTGGGCCTGTGCATTCGCGAGCTGCCGCAGGTGCCGGTGCACCCGATGGCGCTGGATGCGTTCACTGCCGGGCAGTTGCGCATGATGAAGCTGGTGGGTGGTGACACACTGCGCGCGGTGGCAGTCAGCCTCAGCCGCCCGGCGCCGATACAGCCCGCGCCCTGGCGCAAGGCGTTCGGTGTGCTGCCGGCCTTCGGTGCCCCGGAAACCGTGCTCTGGTATCCCCGGGATCTGCTGGAAGCACCCCGTCTGGGTGGCAATGAGGCGCTGGTGCGGCAGGGCGAATCCGGCGTGCAGGCTTATCTCGCTGGCCTGGACGGCGCGCCGGGCCAGGACCCGGTGGCACAGGCCCGGCAGGTGCTGCGCGCCGGCTTGCCGGCGATCGGTACGCTGGACGACCTGGCGCGGGCGATGGGGCTGGGGGTGCGCTCGTTGCGCCGTCTGCTGGATCAGGCCGGGCCGGGTTTTCGTGCCCTGAAAGACGAAGTGTTGATGGAGCAGGCCTGCCAGTGGCTGCGCGACACCCGCCTGCCGGTGGGCGAGGTGGCTGCGCGGCTGGGCTTCAACGACGCCGGCAGTTTCAGCAAGGCGTTCCGCCGACACACCGGCACCACCCCGCTGCGCTGGCGCCGGCATCATCCGGTGGGCTGA
- a CDS encoding ketosteroid isomerase-related protein — translation MHATSEQLIRDYYDAFNAGDMDRFLALLTDDVIHDINQGERETGRDAFAAFMTRMNRCYQERLEDMVIMASGDGRHAAAEFVVLGEYRTMDEGLPEANGQTYRLPAGAFFEIREGRVARVTNYYNLNDWLAQVSA, via the coding sequence ATGCACGCGACCTCCGAACAACTGATCCGCGACTACTACGACGCCTTCAACGCCGGCGACATGGACCGCTTCCTGGCCCTGCTCACCGACGACGTGATCCACGACATCAACCAGGGTGAGCGCGAAACCGGCCGCGACGCCTTTGCAGCCTTCATGACGCGCATGAACCGTTGTTACCAGGAAAGGCTGGAGGATATGGTCATCATGGCCAGCGGCGACGGGCGCCACGCAGCGGCGGAATTCGTCGTGCTGGGAGAATACCGGACCATGGATGAGGGGCTGCCGGAGGCCAACGGCCAGACCTACCGCCTGCCGGCGGGCGCCTTCTTCGAGATCCGCGAGGGCAGGGTGGCGCGCGTCACCAACTACTACAACCTGAACGACTGGCTCGCCCAGGTCAGCGCCTGA
- a CDS encoding alkane 1-monooxygenase translates to MLRRADPNRVLKLKKWGYLLFWLSVLPILPLSAMIGRESGTQDYWAWFIYIVIFGIVPILDYIIGKDPSNPDEAVQVPAMTQETFYRVLTLLMVPLWYGVLLYAGWVFVNNDYGWFGQLGWIVSIGTVGGVIAINLAHELIHKDPKLESWAGGLLLASVTYAGFKVEHVRGHHVTVSTPEDASSSRYNQGVYAFLLHAFPHNFINAWKLEKQYLARKGKKNISLHNELIWWYGISALLGVLFWFLFGWQGVLFFYGQSFVAAFTLEVINYIEHYGLHRRVLENGKYERVTPAHSWNSNYFLTNLALFQLQRHSDHHAYAKRRYQVLRHYDDSPQLPGGYASMYVLALFPPLWKKVMNPRVEAYYQGEMDQLFRTGKRVNNISSA, encoded by the coding sequence ATGTTGCGCCGCGCAGACCCGAACCGGGTGCTGAAACTGAAGAAATGGGGCTACCTTTTGTTCTGGTTGTCCGTGCTGCCGATCCTGCCCCTGTCGGCGATGATCGGACGCGAATCCGGCACCCAGGATTACTGGGCCTGGTTCATCTACATTGTCATCTTCGGCATCGTGCCGATCCTGGATTACATCATCGGCAAAGACCCCAGCAACCCGGATGAAGCCGTCCAGGTGCCGGCCATGACCCAGGAAACCTTCTACCGGGTGCTGACGTTACTGATGGTGCCGCTCTGGTACGGCGTGTTGCTTTATGCCGGCTGGGTGTTCGTGAACAACGACTACGGCTGGTTTGGCCAGCTCGGCTGGATTGTGTCCATCGGTACGGTCGGCGGTGTCATCGCCATCAACCTGGCGCACGAACTGATCCATAAAGACCCAAAACTGGAAAGCTGGGCCGGCGGCCTGCTGCTGGCTTCGGTAACCTATGCGGGTTTCAAGGTGGAGCATGTGCGCGGCCACCATGTGACCGTGTCTACGCCGGAAGATGCATCGTCGTCGCGTTACAACCAGGGCGTGTACGCGTTTCTGCTGCATGCGTTTCCGCATAATTTCATCAATGCCTGGAAACTGGAAAAACAGTATCTGGCGCGCAAGGGCAAGAAGAATATCAGCCTGCACAACGAGCTGATCTGGTGGTACGGCATCTCTGCCCTGCTCGGTGTGCTGTTCTGGTTTCTGTTTGGCTGGCAGGGTGTACTGTTCTTCTACGGACAGAGTTTCGTCGCCGCCTTTACGCTCGAAGTGATCAATTATATCGAGCACTACGGGTTGCATCGTCGCGTGCTTGAGAATGGCAAGTACGAGCGGGTGACGCCGGCACATAGCTGGAACTCGAATTATTTTCTCACCAACCTGGCGCTGTTCCAGTTGCAGCGGCATTCGGATCATCACGCCTACGCCAAGCGGCGCTATCAGGTGCTGCGACATTACGACGACAGCCCGCAACTGCCCGGTGGCTACGCGAGCATGTATGTGCTGGCGCTATTTCCACCGTTGTGGAAGAAGGTAATGAACCCGCGTGTGGAAGCCTATTACCAGGGCGAGATGGATCAGCTGTTCCGCACGGGCAAACGCGTTAACAACATTTCCTCTGCATGA
- a CDS encoding DUF3325 domain-containing protein, translating to MILLASLLTFIALLLLCMAMRRSAARPGRHRKVPPAARRQRWRLAGMALLVVSLGLCAAHYGFGAGLVCWFCMISASGLVLIFCLPYRERWKQAWLRRG from the coding sequence GTGATCCTGCTGGCCAGCCTGCTGACCTTTATCGCCTTGCTGCTGTTGTGCATGGCGATGCGGCGCTCTGCTGCGCGGCCGGGCCGGCACCGGAAGGTGCCACCGGCTGCGCGGCGACAACGCTGGCGCCTCGCCGGCATGGCGCTTTTGGTGGTGTCACTGGGGCTTTGTGCAGCGCACTATGGTTTCGGCGCCGGGCTGGTGTGCTGGTTCTGCATGATTTCCGCAAGCGGGCTGGTGCTGATTTTTTGCCTGCCGTATCGGGAGCGGTGGAAGCAAGCATGGCTGCGGCGCGGCTGA
- a CDS encoding PepSY-associated TM helix domain-containing protein: MKGNFRQSMAWLHTWSGLVVGWLLFMIFLSGTATYFRQEISQWMRPELNVPVVSAEAALDSATRYLNTHAADATRWFIRLPDPRNPAEMFAFWEHPDGSFGDALIHPQTGDALTARDTRGGEFFYRLHFDLHYMPAIPARLIVGLCAMIMLIALISGIITHKKIFKEFFTFRPGKGPRSWLDAHNALAVLSLPYHLVITYTGLLTLMFLYLPFNPQPLYPEAGRTFFNKAVGHLPAPEATGEPAALADFAPMLAAASARWDGAAAGIVTVHHPGDRAARVDIQRLDSSRIAFNPQVAVFNGVTGEFVRAAGNPSAAATTFGVLYGLHIARFAEPALRLLLCLAGLAGTAMIGTGLVLWVVKRQPKQAGQRQPFGVRLVTALNRAVVIGLPTAMVSYFWANRLLPVGMAQRAEWEIHLFFIVWTLGLLFAWLRPGLRGWLAQLWLTAALCALLPLVNALTTARSLPSTLMQGDSVFVWFDVAMLAISALLAMTARYLQRRARQARRSPAQRARHAASLESIS; encoded by the coding sequence ATGAAAGGGAATTTCCGGCAGTCCATGGCCTGGCTGCATACCTGGTCGGGGCTGGTGGTCGGCTGGCTGCTGTTCATGATCTTTCTGTCCGGCACCGCGACTTATTTCCGCCAGGAAATATCGCAGTGGATGCGGCCGGAACTGAACGTGCCGGTAGTCAGCGCCGAGGCTGCGCTCGACAGCGCCACCCGCTATCTCAACACCCATGCCGCCGATGCGACACGCTGGTTTATCCGCCTGCCGGACCCGCGCAACCCGGCGGAAATGTTCGCCTTCTGGGAGCACCCGGACGGCAGCTTCGGCGACGCCCTGATCCATCCCCAGACCGGCGACGCCCTGACGGCCCGCGACACCCGGGGTGGCGAATTCTTCTACCGCCTGCATTTTGACCTGCACTATATGCCGGCCATTCCGGCGCGGCTGATCGTGGGCCTGTGCGCCATGATCATGCTCATCGCCCTGATCAGCGGCATCATCACGCACAAGAAAATCTTCAAGGAATTCTTTACCTTCCGCCCGGGAAAAGGACCGCGCTCCTGGCTGGATGCCCACAATGCGCTGGCGGTGCTGTCGCTGCCCTATCATCTGGTGATCACCTATACCGGGCTGCTCACGCTGATGTTCCTGTACCTGCCGTTTAACCCGCAGCCGCTCTACCCGGAGGCCGGCCGCACCTTCTTTAACAAGGCCGTCGGCCATCTGCCCGCCCCCGAAGCCACCGGCGAGCCCGCCGCGCTGGCCGACTTCGCGCCCATGCTGGCGGCAGCCAGTGCCCGCTGGGACGGGGCCGCCGCCGGCATCGTGACCGTGCATCATCCTGGCGACCGCGCCGCGCGGGTGGATATCCAGCGCCTCGACAGCAGCCGTATCGCCTTCAATCCGCAGGTGGCCGTGTTCAATGGCGTGACCGGCGAATTCGTCCGCGCGGCCGGCAACCCGTCGGCTGCGGCCACCACCTTCGGCGTCCTGTACGGCCTGCATATCGCGCGCTTTGCCGAACCCGCACTGCGCCTGCTGCTGTGTCTGGCCGGGCTGGCCGGCACCGCCATGATCGGTACCGGGCTGGTGCTGTGGGTGGTCAAGCGCCAGCCAAAGCAGGCCGGGCAGCGGCAACCGTTTGGCGTGCGGCTGGTGACGGCGCTCAACCGCGCCGTGGTGATCGGGCTGCCCACCGCCATGGTGAGTTATTTCTGGGCCAACCGGCTGCTGCCGGTCGGCATGGCGCAGCGTGCCGAGTGGGAGATCCACCTGTTCTTTATCGTCTGGACGCTGGGCCTGCTGTTTGCCTGGCTGCGGCCGGGCCTGCGTGGCTGGCTGGCGCAACTGTGGCTTACCGCCGCCCTGTGTGCATTGCTGCCCCTGGTCAATGCGCTGACTACCGCACGCAGCTTGCCCAGCACGCTGATGCAGGGCGACAGCGTCTTTGTCTGGTTTGATGTCGCGATGCTCGCCATCAGCGCGCTACTGGCGATGACGGCCCGTTACCTGCAACGCCGTGCACGCCAGGCGCGCCGTTCGCCGGCACAGCGCGCACGCCATGCGGCATCGCTGGAGTCGATATCGTGA
- a CDS encoding DUF3649 domain-containing protein yields the protein MMSFTTRPAWRPALAVLSRLIAALFGGYGLAVLSGWMIALLLVRFTDTTRADAVLTGMLPGFLVFACAALWTFAARDSLRAWLGLLVPAALMALPVWLLWQGAGA from the coding sequence ATGATGAGCTTTACAACGCGCCCCGCCTGGCGGCCCGCGCTGGCCGTGCTGTCCCGTCTCATTGCTGCACTGTTCGGCGGCTACGGGCTGGCCGTGCTCAGTGGCTGGATGATCGCGCTACTGCTGGTGCGTTTCACCGATACCACCCGCGCGGACGCCGTACTCACCGGGATGTTGCCCGGTTTTTTGGTATTTGCCTGCGCCGCGCTCTGGACCTTTGCCGCCCGTGACAGCCTGCGTGCCTGGCTTGGCCTGCTGGTGCCGGCGGCACTGATGGCGTTGCCGGTGTGGCTGCTGTGGCAGGGAGCGGGCGCATGA
- a CDS encoding DUF5924 family protein: MQRLKSLILWLIDMARRHPGLIALFGFVSGVASLVLVERKESLAQMIAILMLVSWVWLTLENVLRRGIAARFGVQLPPPVLAFLTQMVHQESLFFVLPFFMLATTWDSGQLVFTGLLMAAALISVVDPLYYKWLARRRWQYLAFHSLTLFAVLLTALPILLHLTTAESYKLATLITAVLSFPSLAQTVPLGRWWRAPLVGLMMLSLGALVYLVHTWIPPATLRLTEVAVTTELNNGERTPGERLARLDSATLRNNGLFAYTAIRAPRGLNERIYHVWYQDGAEVDRIPLDIRGGRQQGYRAWTHKRNFPAAPAGRWRVRVITEGGQLIGVLRFQVTP; encoded by the coding sequence ATGCAACGACTGAAATCCCTGATTCTCTGGCTGATCGACATGGCCCGCCGCCACCCGGGCCTGATCGCACTGTTCGGCTTCGTCTCCGGCGTGGCCAGCCTGGTGCTGGTGGAACGCAAGGAAAGCCTGGCCCAGATGATCGCCATTCTGATGCTGGTGAGCTGGGTCTGGCTGACGCTGGAGAACGTGCTGCGGAGGGGGATTGCCGCGCGCTTCGGGGTACAGCTGCCGCCGCCGGTGCTGGCCTTCCTGACGCAGATGGTGCACCAGGAGAGCCTGTTCTTCGTGCTGCCGTTCTTTATGCTCGCCACCACCTGGGACAGCGGCCAGCTGGTCTTCACCGGCCTGCTGATGGCGGCGGCGCTGATCTCCGTGGTGGACCCGCTGTACTACAAGTGGCTGGCACGGCGGCGCTGGCAATACCTGGCGTTCCATTCGCTGACACTGTTCGCCGTGCTGTTGACCGCGCTGCCGATCCTGCTGCACCTGACCACCGCCGAGAGCTACAAGCTCGCCACGCTGATTACCGCCGTGCTCTCGTTCCCGAGCCTGGCCCAGACCGTGCCACTGGGCCGCTGGTGGCGCGCCCCCCTGGTGGGCCTGATGATGCTGTCCCTCGGCGCGCTGGTATATCTGGTCCACACCTGGATTCCACCCGCCACGCTGCGGCTGACCGAGGTGGCCGTCACCACCGAACTGAATAATGGCGAGCGCACCCCCGGCGAGCGCCTCGCGCGGCTCGACAGCGCCACCTTGCGCAACAACGGGCTGTTTGCCTATACGGCCATCCGGGCACCACGCGGCCTGAACGAGCGCATCTACCACGTCTGGTACCAGGATGGGGCCGAGGTGGACCGCATCCCGCTGGATATTCGCGGTGGCCGCCAGCAGGGCTACCGCGCCTGGACCCACAAGCGCAATTTCCCCGCTGCGCCGGCCGGCCGCTGGCGAGTGCGGGTCATCACCGAAGGCGGGCAACTGATCGGCGTGCTGCGGTTCCAGGTCACCCCCTGA
- the htpG gene encoding molecular chaperone HtpG, with translation MAETARTEKREFQTEVKQLLHLMVHSLYSNKEIFLRELISNASDAGDKLSFLALQDDSLFEGDGDLRIWIEPDKEAGTLTLRDNGIGMTRDEVVANLGTIARSGTAEFLRQLSGDQKKDSRLIGQFGVGFYSAFIVASRVEVFTRKAGAPASEGVYWSSEGDGQFELGEAELAERGTRLVLHLRDDEKEFLDSWRLKSLVRKYSDHVAVPVMMREEPAPAEDGDDTPAPAWEQVNAATALWTRGKSEISDEEYQDFYKHVSHDYSDALTWSHNRVEGKLDYTSLLYVPGKAPFDLWQREAPRGLKLYVQRVFIMDDAEQFLPLYLRFIKGVIDSNDLSLNVSREILQNDRTVAALKAAMTKRALGMLEKLADNDAEKYQQFWDEFGAVLKEGPAEDYANREAVAKLLRFASTQTGDAAQNVSLADYVGRMKEGQKAIYYVVADGHRNAVGSPHLEVFRKKGIEVLLLSDRIDEWLMSHLNEFDGKPLQDVARGALDLGELEDEAEKKAHEETDKQFASLTAEIAKILEADVDSVRTTHRLTDSPACLVVAEHDMGAQMRRILEAAGQKVPDAKPILEINPEHPLVQRLNQEGSDERTRDLVMVIYEQARLAGGDNLKDAAAYVQRINKLLLELSS, from the coding sequence ATGGCGGAGACAGCCCGGACCGAAAAACGCGAATTCCAGACGGAAGTGAAACAGCTGCTGCACCTGATGGTGCACTCGCTCTATTCGAACAAGGAGATTTTCCTGCGTGAGCTGATCTCCAACGCCTCGGACGCTGGCGACAAGCTGTCGTTCCTGGCATTGCAGGATGACAGCCTGTTCGAAGGCGATGGCGACCTGCGCATCTGGATCGAGCCGGACAAAGAGGCCGGCACCCTGACGCTGCGCGACAACGGCATCGGCATGACCCGTGACGAGGTGGTGGCCAACCTGGGCACCATCGCCCGTTCCGGCACGGCGGAATTTCTGAGGCAGCTCAGCGGTGACCAGAAAAAAGACTCCCGCCTGATCGGCCAGTTCGGCGTCGGTTTCTACAGCGCCTTTATTGTCGCCAGCCGGGTCGAGGTCTTCACCCGCAAGGCCGGCGCGCCGGCCAGCGAAGGTGTGTACTGGTCCAGCGAAGGCGATGGCCAGTTTGAACTGGGTGAGGCCGAGCTGGCCGAGCGCGGCACCCGGCTGGTATTGCACCTGCGTGACGACGAAAAGGAATTTCTGGATAGCTGGCGGCTGAAGTCCCTGGTGCGCAAATACAGCGACCATGTGGCCGTGCCGGTGATGATGCGCGAAGAACCCGCCCCGGCCGAAGATGGCGATGACACGCCGGCGCCGGCCTGGGAACAGGTCAATGCCGCCACCGCCCTGTGGACGCGCGGCAAGTCCGAAATCAGTGACGAGGAGTACCAGGATTTCTACAAGCACGTGTCGCACGACTACAGCGATGCGCTCACTTGGAGCCACAACCGGGTGGAAGGCAAGCTCGACTACACCTCGCTGCTGTATGTCCCGGGCAAGGCGCCGTTTGATCTCTGGCAGCGTGAAGCGCCGCGCGGGCTGAAGTTGTATGTACAGCGCGTGTTCATCATGGACGACGCGGAACAGTTCCTGCCGCTGTACCTGCGCTTTATCAAGGGCGTGATTGACAGCAACGACCTGTCGCTGAACGTGTCTCGGGAAATTCTGCAGAATGATCGCACGGTCGCGGCACTGAAAGCCGCCATGACCAAGCGCGCGTTGGGTATGCTGGAAAAACTGGCGGACAACGACGCGGAAAAATACCAGCAGTTCTGGGATGAATTCGGTGCGGTCCTGAAAGAAGGCCCGGCGGAGGATTATGCCAACCGTGAGGCCGTCGCCAAACTGCTGCGCTTTGCTTCCACGCAGACCGGCGACGCTGCGCAGAACGTCAGCCTGGCGGATTACGTCGGCCGCATGAAGGAAGGCCAGAAAGCGATCTATTACGTCGTCGCCGACGGGCACCGCAACGCGGTGGGCAGCCCGCACTTGGAAGTGTTCCGCAAAAAGGGTATCGAAGTGCTGTTGCTGTCGGACCGCATTGATGAATGGCTGATGAGCCATCTGAATGAATTCGACGGCAAGCCGTTGCAGGACGTGGCGCGCGGCGCCCTGGATCTGGGCGAGCTGGAGGACGAGGCCGAGAAAAAGGCGCATGAAGAAACCGACAAGCAGTTTGCCTCGCTGACGGCGGAAATCGCCAAAATACTGGAAGCGGATGTCGACAGCGTGCGGACTACCCACCGGCTGACGGATTCCCCGGCCTGCCTGGTGGTGGCTGAGCACGACATGGGCGCGCAGATGCGCCGTATCCTCGAAGCCGCAGGCCAGAAAGTGCCGGATGCCAAACCGATCCTGGAGATCAATCCGGAACATCCACTGGTGCAGCGGCTGAACCAGGAAGGCAGCGATGAGCGCACGCGTGATCTGGTCATGGTGATCTATGAACAGGCACGGCTGGCCGGTGGCGATAACCTGAAAGACGCCGCCGCCTACGTGCAGCGTATCAATAAACTGTTACTGGAACTGAGCAGCTGA